Proteins from one Periplaneta americana isolate PAMFEO1 chromosome 6, P.americana_PAMFEO1_priV1, whole genome shotgun sequence genomic window:
- the LOC138701946 gene encoding uncharacterized protein yields the protein MTQVGIICANALPPVWIFPRVRFDKARMMAGAPTGTLGLVHKSGWMTAENFLSVLIFFKENVRCSNGNPVLLIMDNHESHLSVEGPDYCKGNGITILTLPPHTSNKLQPLDHCVFGPFKKFFNEAVNAWHLSHPNESVTIFELPQMSATAWDRAAIPENIKSGFKSCGISPFDRNIFPNEHFLSSVVSDRPPPVLLNHQSSPGSIAEEQAGSKVEDAVITSVVSSRTLEIPTFSTTENTYVSPEEVRPFPEAPPRKLSCRGRKRGRCMIATDSPEKNEIAERKCKNSKEKQAEKRRVHQRSSSPLEEVGENTSDSDQDSHENEVEPIYSLHSGDFVIVRVSGKNTSRNYVAQIVNRAVDGYDVKFFKRQIASNRFIETDETVSFLSYEETVLKLPEPIKDNKKRFENMTYFDFDSMPFCIQ from the coding sequence ATGACACAAGTTGGTATCATTTGCGCAAATGCCTTACCTCCTGTGTGGATATTCCCCCGCGTTCGCTTTGACAAAGCACGCATGATGGCTGGTGCACCTACAGGGACTTTGGGTCTTGTCCACAAGTCAGGTTGGATGACAGCGGAAAATTTCTTGAGcgttttgatattttttaaagaaaatgtacgtTGTTCAAATGGAAATCCGGTGTTGCTGATCATGGATAATCATGAGTCCCACCTGAGTGTAGAAGGCCCAGATTATTGCAAGGGAAATGGCATTACCATCTTGACCCTCCCACCACACACATCCAATAAGCTCCAGCCCCTGGACCACTGCGTGTTTGGTCCTTTCAAGAAATTCTTCAATGAAGCAGTTAACGCCTGGCACCTTAGTCATCCAAATGAAAGTGTGACAATCTTTGAATTACCACAAATGAGTGCAACTGCATGGGACAGAGCAGCGATCCCAGAAAACATTAAATCGGGATTTAAATcttgtggaatttctccatttGACCGAAATATATTCCCCAATGAACATTTCTTGTCGTCTGTAGTATCAGATCGCCCACCTCCAGTGCTTTTGAACCATCAAAGTTCTCCAGGATCAATTGCAGAAGAACAAGCAGGATCTAAAGTAGAAGATGCTGTAATTACTTCAGTTGTCAGCTCTAGAACATTAGAAATTCCAACATTTTCGACAACCGAAAATACATATGTCAGTCCTGAAGAAGTAAGGCCCTTTCCAGAAGCACCACCTCGCAAATTGTCCTGTCGTGGGCGAAAAAGGGGTCGTTGTATGATAGCAACAGATTCTCCAGAAAAAAATGAGATCGCAGAACGGAAGTGTAAAAACTCAAAGGAAAAACAGGCAGAGAAGAGGAGAGTTCATCAGAGGTCTTCATCACCTTTAGAGGAAGTTGGTGAGAATACCTCTGACTCAGATCAAGATTCACATGAAAATGAAGTTGAACCCATTTACTCCCTACATTCTGGCGATTTTGTAATTGTCAGAGTTAGTGGCAAAAACACTTCAAGAAATTATGTAGCCCAAATTGTTAATCGAGCCGTGGATGGATATGATGTGAAATTTTTTAAACGTCAGATCGCTTCTAATCGGTTCATTGAAACTGATGAGACAGTATCATTTCTGTCATACGAGGAGACTGTGCTGAAGTTGCCTGAACCTATCAAAGACAACAAAAAGCGTTTTGAAAATATGACCTATTTTGACTTTGATTCCATGCCATTTTGTATCCaataa